GTTCTTAATCTTTCTGCCGGAAACTCCATACCAGTCCATGAACAGGTCAAATCCTTTCCAGTTCCATGTAGAAGAAAGGGAGAGTGTAAACTTCGGATCTTTCCGGATAGGTACCCTGTCATCAGCTGTAATCTTTCCATCCCCGTTGTTATCACGCACTTTGACCATTCCCGGTTCAATAGCGCCACCATAATCAATCGGACTGTCGGCCACACCGTCATTATCACTGTCATAAGTATTTCTCGGTGTATAGACCAGATTTCCCGTACCATCACGAGTAATCTCAAAATCATCATACTGAAAAATTCCATCTACCAGATAATCATAGTATACATTGATCGGTTCTCCGATAATCCATCCCTGGGCTACCTGACTTGCCGGCTTTCCGTTCTCATCGAGAGTATCGTCAATACGGACAATTTCATTCTTATACATGCTGAAATTAGTTCCGAGTGTCCAGGTAAACTCCTTCGTACGTACCACGTCACCATTTAAAGAAAGATCAATACCACTGGATTTCGTCTTTCCCAGATTATCAAGCATGGTGGTATATCCGAGTGACGCATTCAGGGAACGTTCCACCAACAAATCCTTCGTATGAGTATTATAATACTCAACCGTACCATTCAGACGACCATTGAAGAAACTAAAATCAACACCAAAGTTAGCTGTTGCAGACTGTTCCCATTTCAGGTTTGGATTAGACAGTTCCTTGCCCGGCAAATATCCCATTTGAAAAACATCTCCAAACTCATATCCTTTATTATCAGCCAGTCCCAAAGTAGTATAATTGCCGATACCGTTCTGATTACCTACAATACCATAACTCACACGGAGTTTCAGGTTATCAATCCACGACACATCTCTTAGGAAACTCTCCTGATTGGCACGCCAGGCAAAAGCAGCTGACGGGAAAGTTCCCCATTTATTTTCTTTTCCGAAACGGCTGGAACCGTCACGGCGGACAGCCACGTTCAACAAATAACGATCTAAAAGTGAATATTGCGCCCGAGCCATGAAAGACACCAAGTTATTTTCATTAAACAGACGACGGGGCTTGCCTGTAAACTCACCCTGAGAAATGAAGTTCCAGTCTTTATCCACCGGAAGATTCTCAACCGAGTACCCGATAGATTTCGAACCATTATGGTCGACAGACTGAACGCCGGTTAATGTCAACTGGTGTTTCTTATTCCGGATAGGCACTTTATAAGTCACAATATTCTCAACCAGCCAGTTCTGTGTACGCGATTCGTCAAGAACCGCCGTTCCTCCGCCTCCCGGATATTGGGAATCTTTATAAGAACCATCTTCAGACGTCTGATTATAAACAGAAGTATTCAGGCGATAATTGAATCCCTTGAATGGCTTCACATCCATAAAAAAGTTCAGGCGGTAATTATCACGAGTTACTTCACGTCCATAATGTTCGGCACGGTACAAAGGATTATAATTTCCTTCCGAGTTGATATATTTTGTATACTTGCCATCAGCATCATATATCTCTGCCAATGGAGAACTAGTAATAAAATCATTAAAGTTACCATCCTCACGATCTTGTTTTGTCATCGCATAAGAAGAATTGATACCGAAACTAATCCATTTAGCTATTTCAAAGTCCAGATTCAGTCTTAAAGAAAACTTCTGATACCCCGACCCGGTAACCACCATTCCTTGTTGGTCAAAGTAGTTGGCACCTGCCGATACTTTGATTTTCTCTGTTCCTCCACGTACACTGACATCGTGATTATGGTAGATTGCATTTCTAAACATTTTTTTTTCCCAGTCGATAAACTTTCCGCCGGCCCATACCCGTTGCATCACCTCGTCTTCCAACGCTTCGGCTATAGAAATCTCACGCGCATCAATTATTCCTTTATCATGCGCCTTTGCTTCACGACGAAGCTGCATATATTCTTCAGGAGAGTAGAAATCGAAATTTCTCCAAAGAGATTGAATACCCAGATAGCCATTATAATTGACTTCCACTTTTCCGGCTTTACCACGTTTGGTAGTCACCAGTACCACACCATCACTGGCACGTGCCCCATAAATAGCCTGCGATGCAGCATCCTTCAGTATTTCAACCGATTCAATATCATCCGCACTCAACGTACTGAACTCTGTTGCACTGGAAGGAGAACCATCTATAATATATAAAGGTGCATTGTCCGCACTGATAGAACGGGAACCACGAATGGTAATCGAAGGAGTTGATCCCGGTCGTCCGGAACTACTCGTTACATTCACACCTGCGGCACGTCCACGTAACATATCAGCCACATTACCGGCGGGAAATGTTTTCATTTCATCCGCTTTGACCGAAGCTACCGAAGTAGCCACATCACTTTTACGCTGAACTCCATAACCAACAACAACCAATTCATCGAGCATTTTCGACTCTTCCACCAGATTCACATTCAGCACTGTTTTCGTACCGACACGTATCTTCTGTTCCTTATATCCTATACAAGAAAAAACAAGGGTCGATTTAGCCGATACACTGATTGAATATTTTCCATTTACATCCGTCACTGTACCGTTAGTAGTCCCCTCCTCCATAATATTAGCTCCGGGAATCGGTCCAAATGCGTCTGTCACCACTCCAGAAACTCTGACGTTTTGAGCACTAACCTCTAAAGAGATAAGAAAGGCTGTCAGGAACACAGCCCATTTAATTACGATGTTTTTCATACTATGTAATAATTTGAATGATTACAGCGCAAAAGTCCCAATTATTAATGATTTCGAATAATAGAATCGTCCGTATAAAAGTTCAAATAGTACAATTCTCGTCAGGAAGCAGATATATAAAATTCTGTAAATTAAGAATTTGCATATTTCCGTCTATAAGCAGCCGGAGTAATATCATAAGCATTTTTAAAACACCGGATAAAATAACTTGGATTAGAAAAGCCGTAATCAAATGCTATATCAGCAATCAGGGCATTGGGATCATTCCGCAATTTTTCTGTTGCCTTTTTCAATCTCAAAGATAAAATAAAGTCATTCGGAGTCTGTCCGGTCAATGCTTTCAATTTGGTAAAAAGCAACGTTCTGCTCATACACATCTCACGTGCAAAAGTAGCCACGTCAAAGTCTGCGTTATCAATATAAGATTCCACAATCGCCGTAGCATCCATCAACATCTTTTTATCGATCGGATTGAACGGAAGGTCTTCCACTTTAGGTTCGTCGTTGCGAACAAACCGTTGTTGAAGTAGTTTACGAGTCTGAATGATATTGTTGCACCGGGCTACCAATATCTTGATATTAAAAGGTTTGGAAATATAATCATCCGCACCTGTCTGCAAGCCTTCCAAGGTATGTTCTTCCCGGTTGCGGGCTGTCAGCAAGACAACAGGTATATGGCTGGTCTGCAAATTACTTTTCAACTTCTCGCACATTTCCAGTCCGGACATGACAGGCATCATGATGTCACTTACAATCATCTGCGGTTGCAGCGAAGAAGCCCGTTCCAATCCTTCCTGCCCGTCGGCAGCCGTATATACCTCATATATCTGTTCAAAAATCTGCGTCAATACCTTACGCATTTCCGGGTTATCTTCTACAATCAGCATTTTCACCGTTTTATCCGGCTTCACCATTTCCGAAATTTCTTGAGGCTCTATTATATAATGTTCAGCAACGTGCTCATCTGCGGAGGAAGAGACTTCCATATTCATATTCGCATCCCGGTGAAGAGTAACGGTAAAAGAGGTAACTCCATTCGGTTCGCTTTCCACTCCGATGGTTCCCTGATGCAACTCTACAATTCCTTTCGCCATCGCCAATCCAATGCCCGATCCTTTGACAGTTCGTGTGGTTGTTGCCGAATCATCCTGCCAAAACCGTTCAAATACATGTTTGATCTTGGATTTATCAATGCCTACCCCCAGGTTGTTGACTGAAATCACAATGTCATTATCTCCTTCCGCTGACAGCTCAACAGAAATCCAGTCACCAGGCTTCGTATACTTAAAAGCGTTGGACAATAAATTATAGAATACTTTCTCTATCTGCGTCTTGTCAATATACAAATCTGCTTCTTTCAGAGTGGAAGAAAAGCGGAGATCTATCTTATTCAGTTGGGCATAACTATAGAAAGAACCACAAATTTCCTCTATCACCGCCACAATATTCTCTTTAGAAATCTTTAGTTTCAAGTATCCCTGATCCTGCTTGCGGATATCAATGACTTCATCCACGAGGTTATTCATCCTGCGGGAATTTTTATAAATATCCAGAATCTTATTATATACTTCAGGAATAATGTCCTTATGCATCAGGAGCATTTCGAGCTGGCTGGATATAAGTGTTAACGGAGTACGGAATTCATGCGATACATTGGTAAAGAAACGCAGTTTGGACTGGTTCACACTTTCGATATACTCTTTTTCCCGTTTCTCGGCCAATAAAGAGTGCCGCAAGGTTTTTCGTATCCAGAACATACGGATAATATAGCCGGCAATGAGGATAGCTGCCAGCACCATCAACAAAATAAACCATGCCCGCTGATAAACGGGAGCCTCCACTATCAGCTCAAAACTAACGGAAGGTGCTTCCTGACCGTGAACGCCCACCTGGTCGCCACGGACATGGAAAGTATAATGCCCCGGATGAAGATTGGTATAGGTAATCATCGTATTATCGCCCGCCTTCATATATTCGTTATCAAAGCCTTCAAGTTTATATTCCAGACCGATATTAGAAATATTATTCAGGGTGTTACTTGCTATCTCAAAAGTGACGGAAGAATATCTGGGCGGCAATACTAACCGATGTTCATACAATACGGTTTCTTTGATAAGCCCCAACGAATCAAGCGGTTGTATTTCCGTATTATCCACAAGCACCCGTTTTACAAACACATCATAGTCAACAGACTGTTTGTTCAGCTTTTCCTGGGCGATAGAGACAATACCCGCCAGACCACACACGTAAATATCGTGGTCGGACGCAATATACAGCCCTCCATCATTTACATTATTCAAGGGAAAATCACTCTGTCTGTTATAGTTCTCGAATGTAATTGTTGCCAGGTTGAATTTAGAGAAGCCACCATTGGTTGCCACATAGATAGAACCATCCAAAGGACTCTCCACCAATCCGGTTATAAATCCATTTTCCAATCCCTGTTTCGCTCCGTATCCCACAAAAGAATCTGTCTTCTTATCAAATAGATAAATTCCCGAGCCTGTCGATCCCAGCCATATACGTCCTTTCTTATCACATAAAATGTGGTTGATGTGATGCTGCGCTGTGCTCTGCGCTATTTGGGAGAAAGGATAACTATGAGCAGTACCCGCTTTGAGGTTGACTCGTATCAGATCAAAAGAGGTAGTCAGCCATAAATCCCCGTCTTTGTCAAACGTCATATCCCAAACCTGCGACAGATGTTTGGCAGCCAACGAAGGGTGTTCGAAATGATGAAGTCGAAGGTGTTTTTTATCCAATACAAGCAATCCTCCCTTGGCAGCTATCAATAAAGAATCGTGGCCGGCAAACTCTATCATTTTCACCAGATTATAGGCTCTGTCAACAACTGTTTTTCCTTCCGGAGTATAGATGTTTTCCGAGATAGATTCTATATGCCCGGTCGACAGATTAATCCGGTTGATTCCCTGATAAAGAGAAGCTACCCAAAGATAATCCGGCTCTTTCTCATAATAAAGAGACTTCACTATCTTAAAAGAAAGCTCCTGAGAATAGACCTTTTTTAAAGGGAAAAAGCGTTTGGTATGTTTATCATAATAGTTCAACCCGCTTCCTTCACTTGCAAACCAGATCCGTCCGGAACGGTCTTCGGCAATGGAACTGATAATATAAGAATTCAAATGACCGCCAACAGCCGTAGACGAGCGGTAAAAATGGAAAGCATCATTCGCTACATTATAATATTGGATTCCCTGATAGAAAGTCCCCAACCATAAAGTCCCCGAAGTGTCGTAATGCATCGAAATAATGGAACGTATATCGGCCGCCTCCACATTCAAGTCATATTCATAATCTGTAAACTCTCCGGTAAACAGGTTTAAAGTCTGCAAACCGGCATAAGTTCCGATATACAGGAGACTATCATTAGCTTGTGTCACATGACGCACATTATTATGGTTAATCGTATTTTCAGCTATCTTATGATGCCTGAAATGAGTAAATTTTCCATCTTCATCCAACCGTATGAGTCCTCTGTTTCTGGTAGCTATCCAGATACTTCCGTTTCTGTCTTCTGTTATTGAATTGACAGCTCCCACATCCATACGTCGGGTGATATGTGCAGACTGGTCAATGCAATATATCCCTTTGGAGGAAGTACCCACCACCACTGTCTGATTCTGACGAACCATGAGACTGTTCATCAATACATCCTCATCATCCGAAGGAAATGAAAAGAATAATTCGGGCGTCTGGTCGAGGTTGCGGTAACGGTAGATTTCCTTTCCGGTAGCTATCCATAATGCATCGTGCGCATAACAGATTCCCGCAACTTCTCCTTCACGCAACACCCTGAAACGATTCAAACGCATATCATAAAGAGTCACGCTCTGCAAACTGCGGATAAAGAGCAATCCGGCTTTATTTCCGCAAACCTGCCTGATATTATTGATATTGATGGAATAAGGATTAGCGTTATCCGGTTTGAATACTTCAAACTTACGTCCGTCAAATCGATTCAGCCCGTCTTGAGTGCCAATCCATAAAAAACCGAATTCATCCTGATAGAAACAATTGACCGTTTGATGAGAAAGCCCTTGCCTTACGTCCTTAAAGCGCATATTGATATCCTTCGTCACATTTGCCATGCAACAAAGTCCCGATATGAACAGGCAATAAACAACAAGAAATTTAGCTTTGGCCATCTGTGTTTTTCGATAATTCAGATGCAATATTCGGGAAAATCCAAGATATATGCAAGCGTTTATTCAAAAACCTGATTGCCTATTGCCTGCAGACTATTACTCGGGAGGCGTATAACTAATCTCCCTATCGAATAAAATTAATCATCTGACAGTTAATTCTTTTTCGTCTGACTATAGTCAGACGAAAGTTCAACTATAGTCAGACGTAAGTTTAACAGTAGTCAGACGCAAGTTCGACTATAGTCAGACGATTAATTTTATGCATAAACAAGATTAGTTATCTCTTTACCAAGAAATAGTTTTTAGCATACGAAAGATTAAATTATACTATCAACCGCCTAAACACTTGTTTATCATTGGTGAACTGCGTACTTTTGCACGCCATTTAAAAAAGCAAAACAATGACCAACAAAACCAAAGGTTTTATCTATGGAGCGATTGCCGCTGCGAGCTACGGTATGAATCCTCTTTTTGCACTTCCGCTCTATGCAGCCGGAATGAGTGTCGATACCGTTTTATTCTACCGATACTTCTTTGCGGCAATCGTGCTGGGTATTCTGATGAAAATGCAGCACCAGTCTTTTGCGCTTCGTAAGGCAGACGTCTTACCCTTAGTCATTATGGGGTTGTTATTCTCTTTTTCATCACTGCTTTTGTTTATGAGTTATAATTATATGGATGCCGGAATTGCTTCAACGATTCTGTTTGTTTATCCGGTGATGGTAGCTGTCATTATGGGAATATTTTTCAAGGAAAAGATTTCCGTAATTACCGTTTTCTCCATCCTGCTGGCACTTTCAGGCATTGCCTTGCTTTATCAGGGAGATGGAAATAAACCACTATCGACTTTGGGAATTATCTTTGTTCTGTTGTCTTCCCTCTCTTATGCTATATATATAGTAGGTGTAAACCGTTCGACATTGAAAAACCTGCCGACCACGAAACTCACATTCTATGCCATTTTGTTCGGACTATCGGTTTATATCGTCCGTTTAAATTTCTGTATGGAACTGCAAGTAATACCATCTGTCTGGCTCTGGGCTGATGTATTATCACTCGCCATTCTGCCAACTGCCGTATCACTGGTCTGTACCGCACTGGCCATTCATTATATAGGCTCTACCCCAACGGCAATATTGGGTGCTCTGGAACCGGTGACAGCTTTATTTTTCGGTGTTCTCCTGTTTCATGAAAAACTGACTCCTCGGTTAATGATGGGTATTTTGATGATTATCACCGCCGTTACCCTGATTATCATTGGCAAGTCACTCATAAAAAAGATGGGGATGCTGTTGCAGATGAACAAAAAATAATATACTTTTGCTACTTAATCAATCAAAATGCAATTTTAAATCTCAAAAAATATGGTAGACGTAAAGACTTGCCTTGACAATGCACAAGAAAAGATGGATATGGCCATCATGTATCTGGAAGAAGCACTGGCACATATCCGTGCCGGAAAAGCGAGTACCCGCTTATTAGACGGTATCCGCGTAGATTCTTACGGAAGTATGGTGCCTATCAGCAATGTAGCTGCAATTACTACTCCGGACGCCCGCAGTATCGTGATTAAGCCTTGGGATAAAAGCATGTTCCGTGTCATCGAAAAAGCAATCATCGACTCTGACCTCGGCATCATGCCCGAAAACAATGGAGAAATGATCCGTATCGGCATCCCTCCCCTGACGGAAGAGCGTCGTAAACAACTGGCAAAACAGTGTAAAGGAGAAGGCGAAACAGCTAAAGTAAGCGTACGCAACGCGCGTCGTGACGGTATCGACGCACTGAAAAAGGCCGTAAAAGATGGATTGGCAGAAGACGAGCAGAAGAATGCGGAAGCCAAACTGCAAAAAATCCATGATAAGTATATCAAACAAATCGATGATATGCTGGCTGAAAAGGATAAAGAAATTATGACTGTTTAAATCAATCAAAGATTAAGAATGAAGAATGAGGAATCACAATGCTGTATTATTCAGTTGAAACACAGCCTGAATTCTTCATTCTTCATTTTTAATCTGTAATCAATATGAAGGGATTAGTAATCAAAAACACGGGTAGTTGGTATCAGGTGAAAACCGATGACGGACAATCTATCGAATGTAAAATCAAAGGTAATTTCCGGTTGAAAGGGATTCGTAGTACCAATCCTGTAGCAGTAGGCGATCGTGTTCAGATTATACTTAATCAGGAAGGCACTGCCTTTATCAGTGAAATAGAAGATAGAAAGAACTACATCGTCCGCCGTTCTTCCAATCTTTCCAAACAATCTCACATCCTTGCTGCCAATCTCGACCAGTGTATGCTGGTGGTAACCATCAACTATCCCGAAACTTCCACTATTTTTATTGATCGCTTTCTTGCATCCGCAGAGGCCTATCGCGTCCCTGTCAAACTGGTATTCAATAAGGTAGATGCTTACGACGAAGATGAGCTCCGCTATCTGGACGCACTTATCAACTTATACACACAAATCGGCTACCCTTGCTTCAAAGTTTCCGCAAAGAACGGCAATGGAGTGGACAAAATCAAAAAAGCGCTGGAAGGCAATATTACTTTATTTTCCGGTCATTCGGGAGTCGGCAAATCGACTCTTATCAATTCCATACTGCCGGGTATAGAAACCAAAACCGGCGAAATCTCTTCTTACCACAACAAAGGAATGCATACTACTACTTTCTCCGAAATGTTCCCTGTAGAAGGAGATGGCTATATCATCGACACTCCGGGTATCAAGGGCTTCGGCACATTCGATATGGAGGAAGAAGAGATCGGACATTATTTTCCTGAAATATTCAAAACCTCCGCCGACTGCAAATATGGCAACTGTACACATCGTCATGAACCGGGATGTGCCGTACGCAAAGCAGTGGAAGACCACCTCATCAGCGAATCCCGTTATACCTCTTATCTGAATATGTTGGAAGATAAAGAGGAAGGAAAATATCGGGCTGCCTACTGATTAACTCTTTTTTAATCTTCCTTTCTTTAAACCTTTCCCATCGGAGAGAGTCTAATTATTCTAAAGAGATAATATAATTGCGATATACAATACTAAACCATGAATAAAAAGACTAAATGGGGCATCATTTTTCTTGTTGGTGCCGGGATTATCGGTGGAGGAATCTACTCACAATTACCGAAAAAAAACGACGAACTAACAGCCGCCGACAAAGTGATGAGTGGCAATCAGAAAAGAGGGAAACAAGTTCTAAATGTGAACGCCAAGGTCATAAAACCGCAATCCCTGACAGATGAGTTTACCACTACCGGTGTTCTTCTACCCGATGAAGAAGTGGATTTATCTTTCGAAACGTCGGGAAAGATTGTAGAAATCAACTTTGAAGAAGGAACAGCCGTAAAGAAAGGCCAATTACTAGCCAAAGTGAATGACAGACAGTTGCAAGCACAACTGCAAAGATTGATTTCGCAATTGAAACTGGCAGAAGACCGTGTATTCCGTCAGGACGCTTTATTGAAACGGGATGCTGTCAGTAAAGAAGCCTACGAACAGGTGAAGACGGATTTAGCAACCCTGAATGCCGATATAGAAATTATAAAAACTAATATTGAACTGACTGAACTTCGTGCTCCGTTTGACGGGATTATCGGACTTCGACAGGTCAGTGTCGGTACGTATGCCTCCCCGACTACAGTTGTAGCCAAACTGACAAAAATCGCTCCACTGAAAGTTGAGTTCTCCGTACCGGAACGCTATGCCAAGCAAATCAAAAAGGGAACCAATCTCAATTTCAGCGTTGAAGGAACATTGGATGCTTTCGGCGCACAAGTATACGCTGTAGAATCTGCCATCGATCCGAATCTGCATCAATTTACCGCCCGTGCATTATACCCGAATGTCAATCACACCCTGCTTCCCGGCCGTTACGCCAGTGTACTGTTGAAAAAGGATGAGATTCCTAATGCGATAGCCATCCCTACGGAAGCAATTGTGCCGGAAATGGGTAAAGATAAAGTCTACCTGTACAAATCAGGAAAAGCCGAACCGGTGGATATCATTACCGGCATTCGCACCGCATCTGAAGTACAGGCAATAAGAGGGCTACACATAGGAGATACAATCATTACTTCAGGAACACTGCAACTCCGTACCGGACTCGCCGTTACACTTGACAACATTGATTAATAATACCAGCGCCCTATGAATATATCCGAATTAAGTATACGTCGCCCGGTATTAGCCACAGTATTAACGATTATTATCCTCCTTTTCGGATTCATCGGATACAACTATTTGGGTGTCCGCGAATATCCGTCGGTAGATAATCCGATCATTTCTGTCAGCTGCTCTTATCCGGGAGCTAATGCCGATGTTATCGAGAACCAGATAACCGAACCGTTGGAACAGAATATCAACGGTATTCCCGGTATACGTTCTTTGTCCAGTGTGAGCCAACAGGGACAAAGCCGTATCACAGTAGAATTTGAGTTGTCCGTCGATCTGGAAACAGCGGCCAACGACGTACGTGACAAGGTTTCACGTGCCCAACGTTATCTGCCCCGCGACTGTGACCCACCGACAGTTTCAAAAGCCGATGCCGATGCCATGCCTATCCTGATGGTTGCCCTTCAAAGTGACAAACGTTCTCTGTTGGAATTAAGCGAAATAGCGGACCTCACTGTAAAAGAACAACTACAGACTATTTCCGATGTAAGTAGCGTATCTATCTGGGGAGAGAAACGTTACTCCATGCGCCTTTGGCTCGACCCGGTAAAGATGGCCGGTTACGGTATCACTCCCGTCGACGTTAAAAACGCTGTAGATAACGAAAATGTGGAACTTCCTTCAGGTAGTATCGAAGGAAATACCACCGAGTTGACGATCCGTACGCTAGGATTGATGCATACCGCAGATGAATTCAATGACTTGATTGTCAAAGAAGAGAATAACCGTATTGTACGTTTCAGTGATATCGGACGTGCAGAACTGGGTCCTGCTGATATTAAGAGTTATATGAAGATGAACGGCGTTCCTATGGTGGGTGTCGTAGTCATTCCACAACCAGGAGCCAACCATATTGAGATCGCGGATGCTGTATACCAACGTATGGAGCAGATGAAAAAAGACTTGCCGGAAGATGTACACTATAATTATGGTTTTGATAACACCAAGTTTATCCGTGCGTCTATCAATGAGGTTAAGTCCACTGTATATGAGGCTTTTGTACTTGTAATCATCATTATCTTCCTCTTCCTGCGTGACTGGCGCGTCACGTTGGTGCCTTGTATCGTAATCCCTGTCTCGCTTATCGGTGCATTTTTCGTTATGTATCTGGCAGGATTCTCCATCAATGTGCTTTCCATGCTCGCCATCGTACTATCGGTGGGACTGGTGGTAGATGACGCCATCGTTATGACGGAAAATATCTACATCCGTATAGAGAAAGGAATGGCCCCGAAAGAAGCGGGAATAGAAGGAGCCAAA
The Bacteroides luhongzhouii DNA segment above includes these coding regions:
- a CDS encoding SusC/RagA family TonB-linked outer membrane protein, with protein sequence MKNIVIKWAVFLTAFLISLEVSAQNVRVSGVVTDAFGPIPGANIMEEGTTNGTVTDVNGKYSISVSAKSTLVFSCIGYKEQKIRVGTKTVLNVNLVEESKMLDELVVVGYGVQRKSDVATSVASVKADEMKTFPAGNVADMLRGRAAGVNVTSSSGRPGSTPSITIRGSRSISADNAPLYIIDGSPSSATEFSTLSADDIESVEILKDAASQAIYGARASDGVVLVTTKRGKAGKVEVNYNGYLGIQSLWRNFDFYSPEEYMQLRREAKAHDKGIIDAREISIAEALEDEVMQRVWAGGKFIDWEKKMFRNAIYHNHDVSVRGGTEKIKVSAGANYFDQQGMVVTGSGYQKFSLRLNLDFEIAKWISFGINSSYAMTKQDREDGNFNDFITSSPLAEIYDADGKYTKYINSEGNYNPLYRAEHYGREVTRDNYRLNFFMDVKPFKGFNYRLNTSVYNQTSEDGSYKDSQYPGGGGTAVLDESRTQNWLVENIVTYKVPIRNKKHQLTLTGVQSVDHNGSKSIGYSVENLPVDKDWNFISQGEFTGKPRRLFNENNLVSFMARAQYSLLDRYLLNVAVRRDGSSRFGKENKWGTFPSAAFAWRANQESFLRDVSWIDNLKLRVSYGIVGNQNGIGNYTTLGLADNKGYEFGDVFQMGYLPGKELSNPNLKWEQSATANFGVDFSFFNGRLNGTVEYYNTHTKDLLVERSLNASLGYTTMLDNLGKTKSSGIDLSLNGDVVRTKEFTWTLGTNFSMYKNEIVRIDDTLDENGKPASQVAQGWIIGEPINVYYDYLVDGIFQYDDFEITRDGTGNLVYTPRNTYDSDNDGVADSPIDYGGAIEPGMVKVRDNNGDGKITADDRVPIRKDPKFTLSLSSTWNWKGFDLFMDWYGVSGRKIKNGYLYEYNSGGSLRGKLNGVKVDYWTPFNPSNKFPRPSYSADPAYLSAIAIQDASYIRLRTLQLGYTFPTRLLKNTPIHKLRLYATATNLLTFTEFKSYSPELTPGSYPESRQYVFGVNVSF
- a CDS encoding hybrid sensor histidine kinase/response regulator transcription factor yields the protein MAKAKFLVVYCLFISGLCCMANVTKDINMRFKDVRQGLSHQTVNCFYQDEFGFLWIGTQDGLNRFDGRKFEVFKPDNANPYSININNIRQVCGNKAGLLFIRSLQSVTLYDMRLNRFRVLREGEVAGICYAHDALWIATGKEIYRYRNLDQTPELFFSFPSDDEDVLMNSLMVRQNQTVVVGTSSKGIYCIDQSAHITRRMDVGAVNSITEDRNGSIWIATRNRGLIRLDEDGKFTHFRHHKIAENTINHNNVRHVTQANDSLLYIGTYAGLQTLNLFTGEFTDYEYDLNVEAADIRSIISMHYDTSGTLWLGTFYQGIQYYNVANDAFHFYRSSTAVGGHLNSYIISSIAEDRSGRIWFASEGSGLNYYDKHTKRFFPLKKVYSQELSFKIVKSLYYEKEPDYLWVASLYQGINRINLSTGHIESISENIYTPEGKTVVDRAYNLVKMIEFAGHDSLLIAAKGGLLVLDKKHLRLHHFEHPSLAAKHLSQVWDMTFDKDGDLWLTTSFDLIRVNLKAGTAHSYPFSQIAQSTAQHHINHILCDKKGRIWLGSTGSGIYLFDKKTDSFVGYGAKQGLENGFITGLVESPLDGSIYVATNGGFSKFNLATITFENYNRQSDFPLNNVNDGGLYIASDHDIYVCGLAGIVSIAQEKLNKQSVDYDVFVKRVLVDNTEIQPLDSLGLIKETVLYEHRLVLPPRYSSVTFEIASNTLNNISNIGLEYKLEGFDNEYMKAGDNTMITYTNLHPGHYTFHVRGDQVGVHGQEAPSVSFELIVEAPVYQRAWFILLMVLAAILIAGYIIRMFWIRKTLRHSLLAEKREKEYIESVNQSKLRFFTNVSHEFRTPLTLISSQLEMLLMHKDIIPEVYNKILDIYKNSRRMNNLVDEVIDIRKQDQGYLKLKISKENIVAVIEEICGSFYSYAQLNKIDLRFSSTLKEADLYIDKTQIEKVFYNLLSNAFKYTKPGDWISVELSAEGDNDIVISVNNLGVGIDKSKIKHVFERFWQDDSATTTRTVKGSGIGLAMAKGIVELHQGTIGVESEPNGVTSFTVTLHRDANMNMEVSSSADEHVAEHYIIEPQEISEMVKPDKTVKMLIVEDNPEMRKVLTQIFEQIYEVYTAADGQEGLERASSLQPQMIVSDIMMPVMSGLEMCEKLKSNLQTSHIPVVLLTARNREEHTLEGLQTGADDYISKPFNIKILVARCNNIIQTRKLLQQRFVRNDEPKVEDLPFNPIDKKMLMDATAIVESYIDNADFDVATFAREMCMSRTLLFTKLKALTGQTPNDFILSLRLKKATEKLRNDPNALIADIAFDYGFSNPSYFIRCFKNAYDITPAAYRRKYANS
- a CDS encoding EamA family transporter, which codes for MTNKTKGFIYGAIAAASYGMNPLFALPLYAAGMSVDTVLFYRYFFAAIVLGILMKMQHQSFALRKADVLPLVIMGLLFSFSSLLLFMSYNYMDAGIASTILFVYPVMVAVIMGIFFKEKISVITVFSILLALSGIALLYQGDGNKPLSTLGIIFVLLSSLSYAIYIVGVNRSTLKNLPTTKLTFYAILFGLSVYIVRLNFCMELQVIPSVWLWADVLSLAILPTAVSLVCTALAIHYIGSTPTAILGALEPVTALFFGVLLFHEKLTPRLMMGILMIITAVTLIIIGKSLIKKMGMLLQMNKK
- the frr gene encoding ribosome recycling factor, which translates into the protein MVDVKTCLDNAQEKMDMAIMYLEEALAHIRAGKASTRLLDGIRVDSYGSMVPISNVAAITTPDARSIVIKPWDKSMFRVIEKAIIDSDLGIMPENNGEMIRIGIPPLTEERRKQLAKQCKGEGETAKVSVRNARRDGIDALKKAVKDGLAEDEQKNAEAKLQKIHDKYIKQIDDMLAEKDKEIMTV
- the rsgA gene encoding ribosome small subunit-dependent GTPase A; translation: MKGLVIKNTGSWYQVKTDDGQSIECKIKGNFRLKGIRSTNPVAVGDRVQIILNQEGTAFISEIEDRKNYIVRRSSNLSKQSHILAANLDQCMLVVTINYPETSTIFIDRFLASAEAYRVPVKLVFNKVDAYDEDELRYLDALINLYTQIGYPCFKVSAKNGNGVDKIKKALEGNITLFSGHSGVGKSTLINSILPGIETKTGEISSYHNKGMHTTTFSEMFPVEGDGYIIDTPGIKGFGTFDMEEEEIGHYFPEIFKTSADCKYGNCTHRHEPGCAVRKAVEDHLISESRYTSYLNMLEDKEEGKYRAAY